The genomic window AACCTATAATTGGTGCAATAATATTAGCAACTAAGCTAGAAGCAATCGTAGCAAATGCACCGCCAATAACGATACCAATCGCCATATCCATTACATTGCCTTTAAGCGCAAACTCTTTATATTCATCAAGTATCTTTTTCATGTTTGATCTCTAATTATTGTACCAACGCCCCGCTAAGGAGAAATTTGTAGTTGGGTAAAATGTTGAACGGAGCGAAAACAGCCAACTGCAAATTTTCACTCTTGAGCGACTTATTAAGCCCGTTTAACCAATGCAAATTTACCTTTCCCCCTCTGTCCGCACATAAGGTTACATAAAAAGCTAAACCAACACCTAAGCAAATCTATATAACTATAGCCATAAAGGAAATGAGATTTAGCTGAATTCTAGCTTAATTACTATATTATATTCTTCCTGAATATCCATATGTGACCAATTTTCCATAGGCTTATAAGGCCTAATTGACATGGTCTAATTGATACGACTACCTCAGTTAAGACATAATAGACTTAACTGGAGATACAAATGAAAAACCGTAAAACTTATTCAAAAGAATTCAAACTAGATGCAATTGCTCTCGTTAGAGATCAAAACTACGCTGTAGCAGAAGCCGCTAGAAATTTAGATGTCAGTGCTCAAGTGCTTGGTCGATGGATCAAAGAAGCTGAAAACGATGATGGTCATGCTTTTAGAGGAAACGGAAAGCTAACGCCAGAGCAAGATGAAATCCGTAAACTTAAAGCCCAAGTAAAGCGCCTAGAAATGGAGCGTGAGATATTAAAAAAAGCGACGGTCTTCTTTGCCAAAGAAACGAAGTAAAATACTCGTTCATTGCCCAACATAAGAAGATCTGGCCCGTGATACTGATGTGTCGCGTATTGGGTGTAAAAAGTAACAACTATTACAGTTTTCAAAAAAGAAAGGCTCAAAGGCCTATTGATACAACCCATCAAGAGATGCTGGAATGGGTGAAAGATATTGCAAAGTTTAGCGATAATACTTATGGCGAAAGACGTATTCAAAAAGCGTTAAATGCGCTCAGTTTTCCTGTTAGCCGCAGAAAAACAGCGCGATTAATGAAAGAAGCAAACGTTTGGGTACGTTACAAAAAAAAATATAAAGCAACGACAAACAGCGAACACAACAAGCCCGTTTACGTGAACGAACTTGAGCAAGACTTTGGTATGCAACAACCTAACCAAGCGTGGGTGCAAGATATTACTTACATATGGACTTCAGAAGGCTGGCTATACTTAGCGATAGTAATCGACCTATACTCTCGTAAAGTTGTTGGTTGGAGCATGGGTTCAAGAATGAAAGCTCAACTTGTTTGTGATGCTCTGACAATGGCAATGTGGCAACGAAAACCCAAGGCTGGATTAATAGTGCATTCAGATCAAGGTGTTCAATATGCGAGTCATCAATATAGACGAATACTGAGATTACATGGCTTTGTTGGTAGTATGAGTAAGAAAGGTTGCTGCTGGGATAATACGGTAGCAGAGAGCTTCTTTGGTAGTTTAAAACAAGAACGTGTGCATTGGCGTAACTATCAAACCCGTTATGCCGCTCAACAAGATGTGCTGAACTACATCACGATGTGGTACAACAGCCAAAGGCTGCACTCATATCTTGGTTATCAAAGTCCAAATATATTTGAATGTAAAGAAAGAGAATTGAAAAAGGTAGCTTAACGAACTTAACTAGGTGTCTGAATTTAGTTGACCAGGTCAAATAATGACTTACAGGGAAATCACCTAACCAATCAAAATTAGAATTTAAAGCGAACTTCTGCAAGTTAAACGTTTTATTTTTAGCGCATGTGTAGCATTTTCTATGTATAAATTAATTACTTAAATAATATTACTAAAATGTCGCAAAATGCACAAAACGGTCCTAATTTCGCTTTGAATTCACCACAATAAATAGTCTTCTTTGCCAGTCAGATTATTCGATTAATCGGTAATATTTATAGTCAAACAATGCATATTTATATATGTGGATAACTATATCTTATCCTTTTAATATTGAGTCAGATTGTATTAGAGCCTTCTTCAACTAGCCAAAAACGGAAGTTAGGTTTATACCTGTATTTGAAATTTGTGCGCTTAAAACTGCCACATATAATTTAAAGATGTCTATTAATTTGCACCTAAAACCTTATTCAATAATTTGCGTACAATTATCTACCCAACCTCAATAGCGGACATTAGAATCAACTAAGGCCCACATAAAATTAGAGTGTTAATTCTAAGGCGCTAACGTCCCTATTGCGAGATAGAAAATTATTCAAAGCGATTAACTTTACAAAGTGAACTATCAATCAACATAGGCCAGCGATAAAAAATTGAGTGTCACTCAGGTACTCACAAACGGCACACTGATTGATAATGGCTATTGATGTTGGCAAAATAGACAAAATTAGGTTAAATTTAGTTTCAAGATATGAACCACTTACGAACCTTTTATATGCCTACTCGATTTTTTTTATTGTACTTCTTTTTAGCGTCATATACGGCTTTAGCTGAATCAAATAAAAAGTTGGTTATCTATCATGATGCTGATTATTCATTAAATCAGTTATCGGCTAACGCTATGAAAATGGGCTTGCTTACCGCATTTGATGAAGTTAACAACGAAATACAAGGCTTTAGTTTAGAGCTGAAAGAGAAAAATCATCGAGGTAATATTAAACGTAGTTTGCTAAGCATGAAAGATTTTCTTAAAGATGAAAAAGCATTGTTTATTCTTGGTGGTTTGCACTCTCCTCCGTATATAAAAAATCGTACCTTTATTAATGAAAATCAAATTCCTCTTTTAGTCCCTTGGGCGGCAGGAGGGCCGATAACGCGTTATCCAAGCGCGAATAACTGGGTATTTCGCCTATCTGTTGATGATACCAAAGCAGGTATTCGCATCAGTGAATTTGCACTTAATAAACTCACCTGTAAAAATCCTCATTTGTTATTAGAAGATACCCCTTGGGGCAAATCGAATCAAAGCACTATGTCGTCTTATTTAAAAGATAAAGTACCTTTTGGTGTAAGCTTATTCGGTTGGAACATTAAAGAAAATTCAGCGCGTATAATGATCAGAAATATAATTTCAGACGATTATGACTGTGTCTTTCTAGTGGGTAACTTTAATGAAACTCATCAATTTGTCAATGCGATGGCGGCGATGGAAAAAGAACAAAGAATTCCTATCATCAGTCACTGGGGAGCCACGGGAGGTGATGTCGATATGATATTTAATAAACAAGTTAAAGAAGCCATATCTTTTCACTTTATTCAGAGTTGTTATTCTCTTGCTTCGTCAAAGCAATCTTCATTTCAACGTTCAGTCATGGCAAGGGCAAAAAAGCTATTTCCAGAAGAGTTTAGCTCTCCAGAAACAGTTAAAGCGCCAGCTGGTTTTACACACGCCTATGATATTGGTCGACTGGCTATTTCGGCTTTACAACAAATAGAATTAACTGGAAATATGAAACAGGACCGTTCTTTATTCAAACAAGCCTTGGAGTCATTGCAACAACCCGTTCAAGGACTTATTAAAGAATATAACAAGCCGTTTTCTACTTGGAGTGAGCATCAACAAGATGCGCACGAAGCATTAAGGCTTGAAAACTTCTGCATGGCGAATTTTGGTGAGTCTAATCAGATTGACGTAATAGCAAATTAACGAGACGGTAAATTAAGCATTATGAATTTTGTAGCTAAACTCAAAAGCAAAGCGGGACTTGCTTATTTAGTATTATTACTGGGATTTTTGTTTTCACTGATAATAAATATTAATTTTGTTTCAGATCGTGCCGTTTCTTCTTTAACACAACTGCAAGAAAGTCATACCAAACTTCAAGCACAGTCTACTTTTAACAATATTGAGAATTTTATTGAAAACCGAGTCAAGCTGCTAGCTGAACTCGGTGAATCGACCATGGTAACTTCGAGTGTTATGGGTGTTGATCTCGCTTCGGAAAACTTGACCGACTTGCTTAATGACCGAAAGGTTTTGGGTTCGAAAGAAAATATTTATATCACCGATTTTACTGGTGAATTAATTTATCCAAAAGACTCAACAAAGTTTTCACCTGCTACGTTATTTGAA from Colwellia sp. PAMC 20917 includes these protein-coding regions:
- a CDS encoding IS3 family transposase (programmed frameshift), with translation MKNRKTYSKEFKLDAIALVRDQNYAVAEAARNLDVSAQVLGRWIKEAENDDGHAFRGNGKLTPEQDEIRKLKAQVKRLEMERENIKKSDGLLCQRNEVKYSFIAQHKKIWPVILMCRVLGVKSNNYYSFQKRKAQRPIDTTHQEMLEWVKDIAKFSDNTYGERRIQKALNALSFPVSRRKTARLMKEANVWVRYKKKYKATTNSEHNKPVYVNELEQDFGMQQPNQAWVQDITYIWTSEGWLYLAIVIDLYSRKVVGWSMGSRMKAQLVCDALTMAMWQRKPKAGLIVHSDQGVQYASHQYRRILRLHGFVGSMSKKGCCWDNTVAESFFGSLKQERVHWRNYQTRYAAQQDVLNYITMWYNSQRLHSYLGYQSPNIFECKERELKKVA
- a CDS encoding ABC transporter substrate-binding protein, whose product is MPTRFFLLYFFLASYTALAESNKKLVIYHDADYSLNQLSANAMKMGLLTAFDEVNNEIQGFSLELKEKNHRGNIKRSLLSMKDFLKDEKALFILGGLHSPPYIKNRTFINENQIPLLVPWAAGGPITRYPSANNWVFRLSVDDTKAGIRISEFALNKLTCKNPHLLLEDTPWGKSNQSTMSSYLKDKVPFGVSLFGWNIKENSARIMIRNIISDDYDCVFLVGNFNETHQFVNAMAAMEKEQRIPIISHWGATGGDVDMIFNKQVKEAISFHFIQSCYSLASSKQSSFQRSVMARAKKLFPEEFSSPETVKAPAGFTHAYDIGRLAISALQQIELTGNMKQDRSLFKQALESLQQPVQGLIKEYNKPFSTWSEHQQDAHEALRLENFCMANFGESNQIDVIAN